A single region of the Halorussus gelatinilyticus genome encodes:
- a CDS encoding Vms1/Ankzf1 family peptidyl-tRNA hydrolase, producing MDIQAYERQERIERVEAAEATENDLVTVAVPPDKPLGEALERIEEDRAEAEYIDTEGEDAAYLEALEAVRSVLQHHETTPENGLVVYAGVVDGEVVEYVFDDLPSPVSEFVYERDNEFDAGLLDAAAGESSKTFGLLVVERGGAALGLTENEDVQVVETFESDVMGKSKAGGQSAQRFERDRERQKEEFFETVAEEAKRAFLGDHDAESASATGDVDGLLLGGTSVTVEDFRDGDHLDHRLEDRLVGDPVSVEYASEQGLRQLVEKASDRIETAERREMRETLDRFFDALETGGGSGESSDEVVYGRDSVAQALEYDAVETALVSADLSAEEVRGIQDLTEQEGGDCVVVPTDFERGRRFREAFDGEAAILRFAIE from the coding sequence ATGGACATCCAAGCCTACGAACGACAGGAACGCATCGAGCGCGTCGAGGCGGCCGAAGCCACCGAGAACGACCTCGTGACCGTCGCGGTCCCGCCCGACAAGCCGCTCGGCGAGGCGCTCGAGCGCATCGAGGAGGACCGCGCGGAAGCCGAGTACATCGACACCGAAGGCGAGGACGCGGCGTATCTGGAGGCGCTCGAAGCCGTCCGGAGCGTCCTCCAGCACCACGAGACCACGCCCGAGAACGGACTCGTCGTCTACGCGGGCGTCGTGGACGGCGAGGTGGTCGAGTACGTCTTCGACGACCTGCCCTCGCCCGTCTCGGAGTTCGTCTACGAGCGCGACAACGAGTTCGACGCCGGGTTGCTCGACGCGGCCGCCGGGGAGTCCTCGAAGACGTTCGGACTGCTCGTCGTGGAGCGCGGCGGCGCGGCGCTCGGCCTGACCGAGAACGAGGACGTGCAAGTGGTCGAGACCTTCGAGAGCGACGTGATGGGCAAGTCCAAGGCGGGCGGCCAGTCGGCCCAGCGGTTCGAGCGCGACCGCGAGCGCCAGAAGGAGGAGTTCTTCGAGACGGTCGCCGAGGAAGCGAAGCGCGCGTTTCTGGGCGACCACGACGCCGAGTCCGCCAGCGCGACCGGCGACGTGGACGGCCTGCTCCTCGGGGGCACCAGCGTCACCGTCGAGGACTTCCGCGACGGCGACCACCTCGACCACCGACTCGAAGACCGACTGGTCGGCGACCCCGTGTCGGTCGAGTACGCCTCCGAGCAGGGACTGCGACAACTCGTCGAGAAGGCCAGCGACCGCATCGAGACGGCCGAGCGCCGGGAGATGCGCGAGACGCTCGACCGGTTCTTCGACGCGCTGGAGACCGGCGGCGGGTCGGGCGAGTCGTCCGACGAAGTCGTCTACGGCCGCGACTCGGTCGCGCAGGCGCTGGAGTACGACGCGGTCGAGACCGCGCTGGTCTCGGCTGACCTGTCCGCCGAGGAGGTCCGGGGGATACAGGACCTGACCGAGCAGGAGGGCGGCGATTGCGTGGTCGTGCCGACCGACTTCGAGCGCGGACGGCGGTTCCGCGAGGCGTTCGACGGCGAGGCGGCGATTCTCCGGTTCGCCATCGAGTGA
- a CDS encoding GNAT family N-acetyltransferase, translating to MTETIELRPYDPDRDPRDLWDLKRAFELGLGSGTGDDDKQDVYEGKLTDEYGERYLDWVFWCTKHDPRCVTVAEIVGDEPDAAESGDDTGDARATAEASDGHSLAGYVFVLPQQLAMIWDAAVLNEIYVRPEYRGSGVADDLMDAAVALAEDQDLPLDRLVLDVDRENDRAQAFYDRHGFEHWGEMVARKLE from the coding sequence GTGACCGAAACCATCGAACTCCGACCGTACGACCCCGACCGCGACCCCCGCGACCTCTGGGACCTCAAGCGCGCCTTCGAGTTGGGACTCGGGTCGGGCACCGGTGACGACGACAAGCAGGACGTCTACGAGGGGAAACTGACCGACGAGTACGGCGAGCGCTACCTCGACTGGGTGTTCTGGTGTACGAAGCACGACCCGCGGTGCGTCACCGTCGCCGAAATCGTCGGCGACGAGCCAGACGCGGCAGAGTCCGGAGATGACACGGGAGACGCTCGAGCGACGGCAGAAGCGTCCGACGGCCACAGTCTGGCGGGCTACGTCTTCGTCCTCCCGCAGCAGTTGGCGATGATTTGGGACGCCGCGGTCCTGAACGAGATTTACGTCCGGCCGGAGTATCGCGGTAGTGGCGTCGCGGACGACCTGATGGACGCCGCGGTGGCGCTGGCCGAGGACCAAGACCTCCCGCTCGACCGCCTCGTACTGGACGTGGACCGCGAGAACGACCGCGCGCAGGCGTTCTACGACCGCCACGGCTTCGAACACTGGGGCGAGATGGTCGCTCGGAAGTTGGAGTAG
- the msrB gene encoding peptide-methionine (R)-S-oxide reductase MsrB, which yields MSEHEEREAREDLPEDDAEWRERLSDEEYRVLREAGTERPFTGDHVDRKEDGTYACAGCGAELFDSDTKYESGCGWPSFYDADDDRIEMRRDTSKGMDRIEVLCANCGGHLGHVFEDGPEPTGKRYCINSVALDFDGEDESSDE from the coding sequence ATGAGTGAACACGAGGAGCGAGAGGCCCGCGAGGACCTGCCCGAGGACGACGCGGAGTGGCGCGAGCGTCTGAGCGACGAGGAGTACCGCGTCCTCCGGGAGGCCGGGACCGAGCGGCCCTTCACGGGTGACCACGTGGACCGGAAGGAGGACGGCACCTACGCCTGTGCGGGCTGTGGCGCTGAACTGTTCGACTCGGACACGAAGTACGAATCGGGGTGCGGGTGGCCGAGTTTCTACGACGCGGACGACGACCGCATCGAGATGCGCCGGGACACCAGCAAGGGGATGGACCGCATCGAGGTGCTGTGCGCGAACTGCGGCGGCCACCTCGGTCACGTCTTCGAGGACGGTCCCGAACCGACCGGCAAGCGCTACTGTATCAACTCGGTCGCGCTCGACTTCGACGGCGAAGACGAGTCGAGCGACGAGTGA
- a CDS encoding pyridoxamine 5'-phosphate oxidase family protein translates to MSNPVPAAAEQLLTSEPLMAHFATCTEGRPHVAPVWYRYDDGVFEVLTTGKKLANVRENPRVAVSIQKDEGGNAQWMVTLRGTAEVVEDDEERLRAAERINSKYGAEADEYPENVLVRVTVGSASYQTY, encoded by the coding sequence ATGAGCAATCCGGTTCCGGCGGCGGCCGAGCAACTCCTCACGAGCGAACCGCTGATGGCGCACTTCGCCACCTGCACCGAGGGCCGCCCGCACGTCGCGCCGGTCTGGTACCGCTACGACGACGGCGTATTCGAGGTGCTGACGACGGGGAAGAAGCTTGCGAACGTCCGCGAGAACCCCCGCGTCGCCGTCTCCATCCAGAAGGACGAGGGCGGTAACGCCCAGTGGATGGTGACGCTCCGCGGGACCGCCGAAGTCGTCGAGGACGACGAGGAGCGCCTGCGGGCGGCCGAGCGAATCAACTCGAAGTACGGCGCGGAAGCCGACGAGTACCCCGAGAACGTGCTGGTCCGGGTGACGGTCGGGTCGGCGAGCTATCAGACGTACTGA
- a CDS encoding metal-dependent hydrolase, with protein sequence MPSTVVHVALAGLVGTALLADYFDGKAVAVVMAAVVLVDFDVFVGFWIEGAHRAAFHTLLLPLLGGILLWADLRRGDDSLVRSQWGAQGVRVGWVTLVAVTFAGIGLDAFFNGVNLLYPVHDRFYTFDGKVFYSTKEGFVQTLVNVDFEALVETFAPEQSGGASEAGSGGASAGSNGGNSESVRTTENTHYSTGIDPKKGAETGSVERLFPIAYTGERALLALTGYSVVGLRVWMERRE encoded by the coding sequence ATGCCTTCGACGGTAGTCCACGTCGCGCTCGCGGGACTGGTGGGGACCGCACTGCTGGCCGACTACTTCGACGGAAAGGCGGTGGCGGTCGTGATGGCGGCGGTGGTGCTGGTTGACTTCGACGTGTTCGTCGGCTTCTGGATAGAAGGCGCCCACCGCGCGGCGTTCCACACGCTCCTCCTGCCGCTCCTTGGCGGGATTCTGCTGTGGGCGGACCTGCGGCGAGGCGACGATTCGCTCGTGCGCTCGCAGTGGGGTGCCCAGGGCGTCAGGGTCGGTTGGGTCACTCTCGTCGCGGTCACGTTCGCCGGCATCGGTCTCGACGCGTTCTTCAACGGTGTGAACCTGCTGTACCCGGTCCACGACCGGTTCTACACGTTCGACGGCAAGGTGTTCTACTCGACGAAGGAGGGCTTCGTCCAGACGCTCGTAAACGTGGATTTCGAGGCGCTGGTCGAGACGTTCGCGCCGGAGCAGTCGGGTGGCGCGAGCGAGGCGGGGTCCGGCGGTGCGTCGGCCGGGTCGAACGGCGGAAACTCGGAGTCGGTGCGGACGACCGAGAACACCCACTACAGCACGGGAATCGACCCGAAGAAGGGTGCCGAGACCGGGAGCGTGGAACGACTGTTCCCCATCGCCTACACCGGCGAGCGCGCGCTCCTCGCGCTGACGGGCTACTCGGTGGTCGGGCTTCGGGTCTGGATGGAGCGCCGGGAGTAG